The following are encoded together in the Neomonachus schauinslandi chromosome X, ASM220157v2, whole genome shotgun sequence genome:
- the LOC110572073 gene encoding serine/arginine-rich splicing factor 10-like, protein MGLRIRRRIRRRLTLPSCPTTCTPPNTSLFVRNVADDTRSEDLRREFGRYGPIVDVYVLLDFYTRRPRGFAYVQFEDVRDAKDALHNLDRKWICGRQIEIQFAQGDRKTPNQMKAKEGRNVYSSSRYDDYDRYRRSRSRSYERRSRSRSFDYNYRRSYSPRNSRPAGRPRRSRSHSDNDRFKHRNRSFSRSKSNSRSRFKSQPKKEMKAKSHSRSASHTKTRGTSKTDSKTHYKSGSRYEKESRKKEPPRSKSQSRSQSRSRSKSRSRFWTSPKSSGH, encoded by the exons atgGGTCTGAGGATCCGGCGCCGGATCCGCAGACG ACTCACGTTGCCGTCGTGTCCCACTACCTGCACCCCCCCCAACACGTCTCTGTTCGTAAGGAACGTGGCCGACGACACCAGGTCCGAAGATTTACGAAGAGAATTTGGTCGTTATGGTCCTATAGTTGATGTGTATGTTCTACTTGATTTCTATACGCGCCGTCCAAGAGGATTTGCTTATGTTCAATTTGAGGATGTCCGTGATGCCAAAGACGCTTTACATAATTTGGACAGAAAATGGATTTGTGGACGCCAAATTGAAATACAGTTTGCACAGGGGGATCGGAAGACTCCAAATCAAATGAAAGCCAAGGAAGGGAGGAATGTATACAGCTCTTCACGCTATGATGATTATGACAGATACAGACGTTCTAGAAGCCGGAGTTATGAAAGAAGATCAAGAAGCCGATCCTTTGATTACAACTATAGAAGATCTTATAGTCCTAGAAACAGTAGACCAGCTGGAAGACCACGGCGTAGCAGAAGCCATTCCGACAATGATAGATTCAAACACCGAAATCGATCTTTTTCAAGATCTAAATCCAATTCAAGATCACGGTTCAAGTCCCAGcccaagaaagaaatgaaggctaAATCACATTCTAGGTCTGCATCTCACACCAAAACTAGAGGCACCTCTAAAACAGATTCCAAAACACATTATAAGTCTGGCTCAAGATATGAAAAGGAATCAAGGAAAAAAGAACCACCTAGATCCAAATCTCAGTCAAGATCACAATCTAGGTCTAGGTCAAAATCTAGATCAAGGTTTTGGACTAGTCCTAAGTCCAGTGGCCACTGA